A genomic segment from Drosophila miranda strain MSH22 chromosome 3, D.miranda_PacBio2.1, whole genome shotgun sequence encodes:
- the LOC108158038 gene encoding odorant receptor 42a: MNFPCPATQSRHGRTYKRLQSSLKHRHSTGGRMVLRKVFPAMFTLPKEAPACSRNGTLYLLRCIFLMGVRRPPARFFVAYCLWSFALNLCSTFYQPIGFLTGYISHLSEFSPGEFLTSLQVAFNAWSCSTKVLIVWALVKHFDDANNILDEMDRRLTQPSERLRVHQAVSQSNRIFFIFMTVYMVYATNTFLTAILMGRPPYQNYYPYLDWRSSSWQLGLQSGLEYFTMAGACFQDVCVDCYPVNFVLVLRAHMSIFADRLRQLGSDPEESPEQRYEQLIQCIQDHKTILRFVNCLRPVISGTIFVQFLVVGLVLGFTLINIVLFANLGSAIAALSFMAAVLLETTPFCILCNYLTDDCYNLADALFESNWIDGEQRYKKTLMYFLQKLQQPITFMAMNVFPISVGTNISVTKFSFSVFTLVKQMNIAEQLAKGEGEAD, from the exons ATGAATTTTCCATGTCCTGCGACTCAATCACGCCACGGTCGGACGTATAAAAGGCTTCAATCCAGTTTGAAGCATCGACACTCAACTGGAGGCAGGATGGTGCTGCGTAAAGTCTTCCCGGCCATGTTCACGCTGCCGAAGGAAGCCCCGGCCTGCTCTCGGAATGGGACTCTCTACTTGCTGCGCTGCATCTTTCTAATGGGAGTGCGAAGGCCACCGGCTCGATTCTTCGTTGCCTACTGCCTGTGGTCCTTTGCCCTGAATCTCTGCTCTACGTTCTACCAGCCCATCGGCTTCCTGACTGGGTACATCAGCCATCTCTCAGAGTTCTCTCCGGGGGAGTTCCTCACCTCCCTTCAGGTGGCCTTTAACGCTTGGTCCTGCTCCACCAAGGTCCTGATCGTTTGGGCGCTCGTCAAGCACTTCGACGATGCCAACAACATTTTGGACGAAATGGACAGGCGCCTCACCCAACCCAGCGAACGCCTCCGAGTCCATCAGGCCGTTTCCCAGAGCAACCGCATCTTCTTCATCTTCATGACCGTCTACATGGTGTATGCCACCAACACGTTCCTCACTGCGATCCTGATGGGCAGGCCGCCCTACCAGAACTACTACCCGTACCTGGACTGGCGCTCCAGCTCGTGGCAGCTGGGTCTCCAGTCGGGACTGGAATATTTCACCATGGCCGGTGCCTGCTTTCAGGACGTCTGTGTGGACTGTTATCCCGTCAACTTTGTGCTCGTGCTCCGTGCCCACATGTCCATTTTCGCGGACCGCCTGAGACAGTTGGGCAGCGACCCTGAGGAGAGCCCCGAGCAGCGCTACGAGCAACTAATTCAGTGCATCCAGGACCACAAGACCATTCTGCG TTTCGTGAATTGTTTGCGACCCGTGATTTCGGGCACTATTTTTGTGCAGTTCCTGGTTGTGGGCCTGGTCCTTGGCTTCACGCTCATCAACATTGTGCTGTTCGCCAATCTGGGATCGGCCATTGCCGCCTTGTCCTTCATGGCTGCCGTTCTGCTGGAGACCACTCCGTTCTGCATTCTCTGCAACTACCTCACAGACGACTGCTACAACCTGGCGGACGCTCTTTTCGAGTCGAATTGGATCGATGGCGAGCAGCGCTACAAGAAGACGCTCATGTACTTCCTGCAGAAGCTCCAGCAGCCCATCACCTTCATGGCCATGAACGTATTTCCCATCTCCGTGGGCACCAACATCAGT GTCACCAAGTTTTCGTTCTCAGTCTTTACGCTGGTCAAGCAAATGAATATTGCGGAGCAACTGGCCAAGGGCGAAGGGGAAGCCGATTAA
- the LOC108159970 gene encoding odorant receptor 42b — protein sequence MVFKLIRPAPLTEKVGSRDGCIYLFRAMKFIGWVPPKAGVLRYVYLFWTLMTFVWSTTYLPLGFLGSYMTQIKSFSPGEFLTSLQVCFNAYGSSVKTAITYSQLWRLIKAKDLLDKLDLRCTSVEEREKIHRVVALSNHAFLIFTFVYCTYAGSTYLSSVLSGRPPWQLYNPYIDWRDGRGNLWLASTLEYVVMSGAVLQDQLSDTYPLVYTLILRVHLDMLRERIQRLRTDEAMSEAENYEELVNCILDHKIIIMFCETIKPVISGTIFTQFLLCGIVLGLTLINVFFFSDLWTGIASFMFVITILLQTFPFCYTCNLIMEDCDALTHAIFQSKWVDASRRYKMTLLYFLQNVQRPIVFIAGGIFQISMSSNISVAKFAFSVITITKQMNIADKFKDE from the exons ATGGTCTTCAAGCTAATACGACCAGCCCCGCTGACGGAGAAGGTGGGCTCTCGGGATGGCTGCATTTACCTGTTCAGGGCGATGAAGTTCATAGGCTGGGTGCCGCCCAAGGCTGGGGTGCTGCGCTACGTCTACCTCTTCTGGACGCTGATGACGTTCGTGTGGTCCACCACGTACCTGCCGCTGGGTTTCCTGGGCAGCTACATGACCCAGATCAAGTCGTTCTCGCCGGGCGAGTTCCTCACCTCGCTGCAGGTGTGCTTCAACGCGTATGGGTCCTCGGTGAAGACGGCCATCACCTACTCGCAGCTGTGGCGGCTCATCAAGGCCAAGGATCTGCTGGACAAACTGGATCTGCGCTGCACCTCCGTCGAGGAGCGCGAGAAAATCCACCGCGTGGTGGCGCTCAGCAACCACGCCTTTCTCATCTTCACGTTCGTCTACTGCACCTACGCGGGGTCCACCTACCTCAGCTCGGTGCTGAGCGggcggccaccgtggcagctCTACAACCCCTACATCGACTGGCGCGACGGCCGGGGGAATCTGTGGCTGGCGTCTACTCTCGAGTACGTCGTGATGTCGGGGGCCGTGCTCCAGGATCAGCTCTCCGACACCTACCCCCTGGTCTACACCCTCATCCTGCGCGTCCACCTGGACATGCTGCGAGAGCGCATCCAGCGGCTGCGCACCGACGAGGCGATGAGCGAGGCCGAGAACTACGAGGAGCTGGTCAACTGCATCTTGGATCACAAGATTATTATAAT GTTCTGCGAGACGATCAAGCCCGTTATTTCGGGGACCATCTTCACCCAGTTCCTGCTGTGCGGCATTGTGCTGGGTCTGACGCTGATCAACGTGTTCTTCTTCTCGGACCTGTGGACCGGCATCGCCTCCTTCATGTTCGTCATCACCATTCTCCTGCAGACGTTCCCCTTCTGCTACACCTGCAATCTCATCATGGAGGACTGCGACGCCCTCACGCACGCCATCTTCCAGTCCAAGTGGGTGGACGCCTCTCGCCGCTACAAGATGACGCTCCTCTATTTCCTGCAGAACGTGCAGCGGCCCATCGTCTTCATTGCCGGCGGCATCTTTCAGATATCCATGAGCAGCAACATCAGC GTGGCCAAGTTCGCCTTCTCCGTCATCACCATCACCAAGCAAATGAACATAGCCGATAAGTTTAAGGACGAATGA